One region of Jonesiaceae bacterium BS-20 genomic DNA includes:
- a CDS encoding ROK family protein: MSKMPKIAFGIDIGGSGIKGAPVDLPSGEFADSRVRIPTPELSTPDAVADVVADLVGEFNLDKGTPIGVAFPAPINHGVVPSVANLDPSWAGVNIETLLSTKLNRKIHALNDADAAGYGEAHYGAAKDQLGKVLLVTLGTGIGTALIVDGVLVTNTEFGHLEIDGFDAETRAADSARTREDLSWEDWAVRLQRYFSHVEELLSPDLIVVGGGVSKHHDNFLPLLKLKAEIIPATLRNAAGISGAAAFAATQDGHKLHS, from the coding sequence ATGAGCAAAATGCCCAAGATAGCGTTCGGAATTGATATTGGCGGTAGCGGCATCAAGGGTGCCCCCGTTGATCTTCCTTCTGGGGAGTTCGCTGACTCCCGCGTTCGTATCCCGACCCCGGAGTTGTCTACCCCCGATGCTGTAGCAGACGTGGTTGCAGACCTCGTTGGTGAGTTCAACCTCGATAAGGGCACCCCGATTGGGGTCGCATTCCCAGCCCCGATCAATCATGGCGTAGTGCCCTCGGTTGCAAACCTTGACCCCTCGTGGGCCGGGGTGAACATCGAGACGTTGCTTTCCACCAAGCTCAACCGCAAGATTCACGCGCTCAACGATGCCGATGCCGCGGGCTACGGCGAGGCTCACTACGGCGCCGCTAAGGACCAGTTAGGCAAGGTTCTCCTAGTCACGCTGGGAACCGGCATTGGTACCGCCTTGATTGTTGATGGCGTCTTGGTTACCAACACCGAGTTTGGCCACCTTGAGATCGATGGCTTTGACGCCGAGACCAGGGCAGCTGACTCAGCCCGCACCCGCGAGGACCTGAGTTGGGAAGATTGGGCGGTGCGTTTGCAGCGCTATTTCTCTCACGTAGAAGAGTTATTGAGTCCGGACCTCATTGTTGTTGGTGGCGGAGTTTCAAAGCACCACGACAATTTCTTGCCGTTGCTCAAGCTCAAAGCTGAGATCATCCCGGCGACCCTTCGCAACGCCGCAGGCATTAGTGGCGCAGCCGCATTTGCGGCCACCCAAGATGGTCACAAGCTGCACTCTTAG
- a CDS encoding peroxide stress protein YaaA yields the protein MLILLPPSEGKSAPASGPTIDWAGLSSPELNPRRKELLTELAEVSAHTDALTLLKVGASLDAEVAANTRLLAAPCAPAARVYTGVLYAAAGLDSLNAKQQDRAHRTVRTVSALWGAVSPTDLIPAYRLSMGVKLPQTGNLATAWRKHLDQVLAPLAENTVIVDCRSSAYLNAWKPGKALNTDWVTVRVLRELNGKRTVVSHNAKHARGILTAHLLRLDTEPRTAQELLVAAQQCPDFISVELLETGARTATLELVVT from the coding sequence GTGCTTATCTTGCTGCCTCCTTCTGAAGGAAAATCCGCTCCCGCTTCTGGCCCCACAATCGATTGGGCAGGCCTCAGCAGCCCGGAACTTAACCCGCGGCGCAAGGAACTCCTTACGGAGTTGGCTGAAGTCTCAGCACACACCGACGCTCTTACGTTGCTCAAGGTTGGCGCCAGCCTTGACGCCGAAGTAGCCGCAAATACTAGGTTGCTTGCGGCCCCGTGCGCACCGGCCGCCCGGGTCTATACCGGCGTGCTTTACGCGGCCGCCGGCCTTGACTCACTGAACGCCAAACAGCAAGACCGCGCTCATCGCACGGTTCGTACCGTCTCCGCGTTATGGGGTGCGGTGAGTCCCACGGATCTTATTCCCGCGTATCGGCTTTCCATGGGAGTCAAACTCCCCCAAACCGGCAACTTAGCAACCGCATGGCGCAAGCACTTGGATCAGGTCCTTGCCCCGCTGGCCGAGAATACGGTCATTGTGGACTGCCGGTCATCCGCGTACCTCAACGCCTGGAAACCAGGAAAGGCCCTGAACACTGATTGGGTTACCGTTCGCGTACTGCGGGAACTCAACGGCAAGCGTACGGTGGTGTCCCACAATGCCAAGCACGCCCGGGGCATCTTGACGGCACACCTGTTACGCCTCGACACCGAGCCTAGGACCGCCCAAGAGTTGCTCGTGGCAGCACAGCAATGCCCCGACTTCATCAGTGTTGAACTGCTTGAAACCGGGGCACGCACTGCAACGTTAGAACTCGTAGTTACCTAA
- a CDS encoding C4-type zinc ribbon domain-containing protein encodes MANAPVADQLQLLDVQGLDTKLAQLAHQRKNTPGLARVAEVKSQIADLSGALTASRTAASDLTRELTKAEQDVEQVVTRTARNQERLDSGAVSPRDAQALLAEIESLNNRQGILEEIQLGFMERLEAHKDTLDKLEAANSGMEDALTAAEAELAQELAVIDAEGKRVLAERNVMVSTLDEGLVKLYERIRSSQGGVGAAALYGNKCQGCRLEINPIELEQIRDSAADKIVRCEECSRILVRVPEAKSPLADA; translated from the coding sequence GTGGCGAATGCACCCGTAGCAGACCAACTTCAACTTCTGGATGTGCAGGGGCTAGATACAAAGTTGGCACAGTTGGCTCACCAACGTAAGAACACCCCCGGGCTGGCGCGGGTAGCGGAAGTGAAAAGCCAAATTGCCGATCTCTCGGGAGCCCTGACGGCATCGAGAACTGCCGCAAGTGATCTCACCCGCGAGCTCACCAAAGCGGAGCAAGACGTTGAGCAAGTGGTAACCCGTACCGCGCGTAACCAAGAACGGTTGGACTCCGGGGCAGTGAGCCCTCGTGATGCGCAGGCGCTGCTTGCGGAGATTGAGTCCCTCAATAACCGTCAAGGCATCTTGGAAGAGATTCAACTCGGTTTCATGGAGCGTTTGGAAGCGCACAAGGACACCCTAGACAAGCTCGAAGCAGCGAACTCCGGAATGGAAGACGCGCTTACGGCAGCGGAAGCTGAGCTGGCGCAAGAGCTGGCAGTGATCGATGCTGAGGGCAAGCGTGTGCTGGCCGAGCGCAACGTCATGGTTAGCACCCTGGATGAGGGCCTAGTGAAACTGTATGAGCGGATCCGCTCGTCTCAGGGTGGCGTTGGCGCCGCCGCACTGTATGGCAACAAGTGCCAGGGCTGCCGCTTGGAGATCAACCCGATTGAGCTTGAGCAGATTCGCGATTCTGCGGCAGACAAGATCGTGCGCTGTGAAGAGTGCTCACGCATCCTCGTGCGCGTTCCTGAAGCAAAGTCACCGCTTGCCGACGCCTAA
- a CDS encoding Nif3-like dinuclear metal center hexameric protein → MTFVASTGQTPNLDVVLGALDKLYPPRLAEGWDKIGLSIGRRQDPVRKILFAVDPVACVVDEAIAWGADLIVTHHPFFFTAVNSVSGDTDRGEIVHRLIQAECALFSAHTNADSAARGVNGALADLLGLVDTEPLVPAKDPADAAAGLGLGRVGKLVEPVTLGDFATVVADRLPKVAQGVRVAGDLGAMVQTVAVLGGSGESLAKAAAQAQADVYVTSDMKHHGALDLVAEFEHAAALAGNRRGGRPYLVDTAHYASESPWLKYGAEDLAKELENDGYVVEVKVCEINTDPWTIRL, encoded by the coding sequence ATGACTTTTGTTGCTTCCACCGGTCAGACACCCAACCTCGATGTTGTGCTTGGGGCACTCGACAAGTTGTATCCGCCCCGTCTAGCGGAAGGCTGGGACAAGATTGGTTTGAGTATCGGCAGGCGCCAGGATCCGGTGCGCAAGATTTTGTTTGCGGTAGACCCGGTCGCTTGCGTGGTAGATGAGGCCATTGCATGGGGTGCGGACCTGATAGTCACGCACCACCCGTTTTTCTTTACCGCCGTGAACTCGGTATCCGGGGACACTGACCGCGGTGAGATTGTCCACCGATTGATTCAGGCCGAGTGTGCCCTATTTAGTGCGCACACCAATGCGGACTCCGCTGCACGCGGGGTGAATGGGGCACTCGCGGACTTGCTTGGATTGGTTGATACAGAACCGCTTGTGCCAGCAAAGGACCCCGCCGATGCCGCAGCAGGACTGGGACTCGGGCGCGTTGGTAAATTGGTTGAGCCCGTCACCCTTGGCGACTTTGCCACGGTCGTTGCGGACCGTTTACCTAAGGTCGCTCAGGGCGTCCGGGTTGCGGGAGACCTAGGAGCAATGGTTCAGACGGTCGCCGTATTGGGAGGGTCGGGGGAGTCACTTGCAAAGGCCGCTGCTCAGGCGCAGGCCGATGTCTACGTGACCTCGGACATGAAGCATCACGGCGCCTTGGATCTTGTGGCTGAGTTTGAACACGCCGCCGCGCTCGCGGGTAATCGGCGTGGTGGGCGCCCATACCTGGTCGATACCGCGCACTATGCAAGTGAGAGCCCTTGGCTGAAGTATGGTGCCGAGGACTTAGCAAAAGAACTCGAAAATGATGGTTATGTGGTTGAGGTCAAAGTGTGTGAGATCAATACTGACCCGTGGACCATTAGGCTGTAA
- a CDS encoding trimeric intracellular cation channel family protein, whose product MTEIGTWVFEGLWITGILAFAISGALVGVRHNLDLLGVLVVGISTGIGGGVIRDMILGVHPPVSFLHWPYWVTALVGSLAVFFFHPGLSKIRRFEIVFDAFGLGIFCAYGAAVATDAGIDVVTAVFVGTIVSIGGGVIRDVLVNDVPGVLTRELYAVSAIVGATIATLITYFTGNLLIASIVGGTVATALRLTSYANGWHLPKPRKASA is encoded by the coding sequence ATGACTGAAATTGGAACATGGGTCTTTGAAGGCCTATGGATCACCGGGATTTTGGCTTTCGCGATCTCGGGAGCATTGGTTGGCGTACGGCACAACCTTGACCTACTTGGCGTCCTTGTAGTCGGCATTTCCACGGGAATTGGCGGCGGCGTTATTCGAGACATGATCCTTGGAGTGCACCCACCCGTTTCCTTCCTACACTGGCCCTACTGGGTGACGGCACTTGTAGGTTCGCTTGCCGTGTTCTTCTTCCACCCCGGTTTATCAAAGATTCGCCGGTTCGAGATTGTCTTTGACGCATTTGGGTTAGGTATTTTTTGTGCCTACGGTGCGGCCGTTGCCACTGATGCCGGGATCGACGTTGTCACCGCGGTGTTTGTAGGCACCATCGTTTCAATCGGCGGCGGGGTCATCCGTGACGTCCTTGTTAATGATGTACCCGGCGTACTGACCCGCGAACTCTACGCAGTCTCTGCGATCGTTGGGGCAACTATTGCAACGCTGATCACCTACTTCACCGGCAATCTGCTGATCGCATCGATCGTTGGTGGCACCGTAGCAACTGCGCTCAGGCTCACCTCCTACGCGAATGGTTGGCACCTTCCAAAACCACGAAAAGCAAGCGCATAG
- a CDS encoding TRAP transporter large permease, giving the protein MDPALVAGIILVLGIGILLLLRVPIAVAVGFSAFVAVAAVIGAEKASFVAAQRLFTGINSFTLLAIPFFILAGVLMNNGGIAGRLIDAAKVLVGRMPGNLAQTNVVANALFGSVSGAAVASAAAVGGVIGPRQEKEGYDKNFSAAVNIASAPSGMLIPPSNTLIVYSLVSSTSIATLFIAGYIPGILWAAACMLVVWLYVRKRPELNKKETVTFGVAIKTIWRAVPSILMIVVVIGGILAGIFTPTESAAIAVVYCLILGFAYKAIKVSDLKRIFINATETTAIVMLLVGVSTIMAWVMAYSGIPGAISSGLLGLTNSPTMIIILIMLIMLVIGTFMDPTPAILIFVPIFLPIVVDLGMDPIHFGILITFNLCLGTITPPVGNVLFVGARVAGLRPEPVIKALVPFFIALITVLFVVAFVPQLSLWLPGVLGM; this is encoded by the coding sequence ATGGATCCGGCACTCGTAGCGGGAATTATTCTTGTTCTCGGCATCGGTATTTTACTGCTTTTGCGGGTACCTATTGCGGTTGCGGTAGGTTTCTCAGCGTTCGTTGCTGTGGCAGCCGTAATCGGCGCGGAAAAGGCTTCATTTGTGGCCGCCCAGCGGTTGTTCACCGGTATCAACTCGTTTACGCTGCTTGCCATTCCGTTCTTTATTTTGGCTGGCGTCCTGATGAATAATGGCGGAATTGCGGGCAGGCTTATCGACGCCGCTAAGGTCTTGGTGGGCCGGATGCCCGGTAACCTTGCCCAGACAAACGTCGTTGCTAACGCACTGTTTGGCTCGGTTTCTGGGGCGGCAGTGGCCTCAGCTGCAGCCGTAGGTGGAGTCATTGGACCGCGCCAGGAGAAGGAAGGTTACGACAAGAACTTCTCCGCGGCGGTCAATATTGCCTCGGCACCGTCGGGTATGTTGATCCCTCCGAGTAATACGCTCATTGTGTATTCGCTTGTCTCAAGCACGTCGATCGCGACCCTGTTTATTGCCGGTTACATTCCGGGTATCTTGTGGGCTGCGGCGTGCATGCTCGTTGTTTGGCTTTACGTGCGTAAGCGCCCCGAGCTCAATAAGAAAGAGACAGTGACGTTCGGAGTTGCGATTAAGACGATCTGGCGGGCCGTGCCCTCGATCCTCATGATCGTGGTGGTCATTGGCGGTATTCTCGCCGGTATTTTCACCCCAACCGAGTCCGCAGCAATTGCTGTGGTGTACTGCCTGATTCTGGGGTTTGCGTATAAGGCAATCAAAGTCAGTGACCTTAAGCGGATCTTTATCAACGCTACGGAAACCACCGCGATCGTCATGTTACTGGTCGGTGTTTCGACGATCATGGCGTGGGTCATGGCCTACTCGGGTATCCCAGGAGCCATCTCCTCAGGATTGCTTGGCCTCACCAATTCCCCAACCATGATCATTATTTTGATCATGCTCATCATGTTGGTTATTGGTACCTTCATGGATCCAACCCCGGCGATCTTGATCTTCGTACCGATCTTCTTGCCAATCGTTGTGGACCTAGGCATGGACCCCATTCACTTTGGTATTTTGATCACCTTCAACCTGTGCCTAGGAACAATTACCCCGCCCGTGGGCAACGTCTTGTTCGTGGGAGCACGAGTTGCGGGGCTGCGCCCAGAGCCGGTCATTAAGGCGCTGGTGCCGTTCTTCATTGCACTTATAACCGTACTGTTCGTGGTGGCCTTTGTGCCGCAGCTTTCGCTGTGGCTGCCCGGAGTGTTGGGCATGTAG
- a CDS encoding TRAP transporter small permease, with protein sequence MNAVKSALDAALKWICVGLFAALLVVVCWQVFTRQVMHAPATWTTSTAQYLFVWLSLFGAALVFSDRGHIAVDFLVRVLKINEKRSTEIFVNIIILAFAVFILIYGGMRGVSITWSQNVSGLPVSVGAMYLALPVSGFLVAFYSLFHMREAFAGRGLPNDQDEKNVEVV encoded by the coding sequence ATGAACGCCGTGAAGTCCGCTCTAGACGCGGCGCTCAAATGGATCTGTGTAGGTCTCTTTGCCGCGCTGCTAGTCGTTGTATGCTGGCAGGTTTTCACCCGTCAGGTCATGCACGCCCCAGCCACGTGGACCACGTCCACCGCGCAATATCTGTTTGTCTGGCTGTCCCTGTTTGGGGCCGCCCTCGTATTCTCGGACCGCGGTCACATCGCAGTTGACTTCCTAGTCCGGGTGCTCAAGATCAATGAGAAGCGCTCGACCGAGATCTTTGTCAACATCATCATTCTTGCCTTCGCCGTGTTCATCTTGATTTATGGTGGTATGCGTGGCGTCAGCATCACGTGGTCCCAAAACGTGTCTGGTCTGCCGGTATCTGTAGGGGCAATGTACCTGGCGCTGCCGGTGTCCGGTTTCCTTGTTGCGTTTTACTCGCTGTTTCACATGCGCGAGGCCTTCGCCGGACGCGGACTACCCAATGACCAAGACGAGAAGAATGTAGAGGTGGTCTGA
- a CDS encoding TRAP transporter substrate-binding protein: protein MKNRVSRFAALAFAATLALGACSTGISGSAEEGKVMILSLNQSESHPSFIALEAFGERLKERTAGRWDILVYPNETLGAQQEVIQLVSDGSVDMAIASGTQLENLNPEFATLNLPTVFDSIEHQIAVLGNQEIVGDLFSSLEDSKNLTVLGGLTQGDRNLYTVEGPIVVPQDLNGMKIRVQESDLHIAMINAMGGSATPMSYGEVYTALQSGVLDGAENNEVSYVTQKHHEVAQYVARTRHLVGLDYMLINSDLMNSMDPADREILTEEWKNTVDNHVELWLKNTDEAIAEAEANGSKFNDVDTEAFAAALAPVVEDALTSDSARELYDNIRKAAK, encoded by the coding sequence ATGAAAAATCGTGTATCACGATTTGCAGCGCTGGCGTTTGCCGCCACGCTGGCCTTAGGTGCGTGCTCAACAGGCATCTCCGGAAGTGCGGAAGAGGGCAAGGTCATGATCCTTTCCCTGAACCAGTCGGAGTCGCACCCCTCGTTTATAGCGCTTGAAGCATTCGGTGAAAGATTGAAGGAGCGAACAGCCGGGCGTTGGGACATCTTGGTATATCCAAACGAGACCCTCGGTGCCCAACAGGAAGTGATCCAACTAGTCAGCGACGGCTCAGTGGACATGGCAATTGCCTCCGGTACCCAACTCGAAAACCTCAACCCGGAGTTCGCCACCCTCAACCTACCGACGGTCTTTGACAGCATCGAGCACCAGATTGCTGTGCTTGGCAACCAAGAGATTGTTGGGGATTTGTTCTCATCGCTTGAGGACTCCAAGAATCTGACGGTACTTGGCGGACTGACCCAAGGAGACCGTAACCTTTACACGGTTGAGGGGCCGATCGTTGTGCCGCAGGACCTTAACGGTATGAAGATCCGAGTCCAGGAATCCGACCTGCATATCGCGATGATCAATGCCATGGGAGGCTCGGCAACCCCGATGTCCTACGGCGAGGTCTACACCGCACTGCAGTCAGGTGTGCTTGACGGGGCAGAGAATAACGAGGTCTCCTACGTGACTCAAAAACACCACGAGGTAGCCCAATATGTAGCACGCACCCGCCACCTGGTTGGACTTGACTACATGCTCATTAACTCCGACCTCATGAACTCGATGGACCCGGCAGACCGCGAAATCCTTACCGAGGAATGGAAGAACACGGTCGACAACCACGTCGAGCTGTGGCTTAAGAACACCGATGAGGCTATTGCGGAAGCAGAAGCAAACGGTTCCAAGTTTAACGACGTGGATACCGAGGCATTCGCTGCGGCGCTCGCACCGGTAGTCGAAGACGCGCTTACCAGCGATAGCGCCCGTGAACTCTATGACAACATTCGAAAGGCAGCCAAATGA
- a CDS encoding LacI family DNA-binding transcriptional regulator, whose product MAVNESGSDRKITIYDVAAAAGVSGSTVSRAFARPGRVSFATAEKIRKVAEELGYQSVAVHRPMAQGNSRRGIIALVIADIANPVYFDMIVGAESEAARNGYTLLLAHSQESSSIERVALERSMDIIDGIILSSSRMSDSAIRSMAKQKPTIVMNRGVNGVSSITTDNTRGVERSLEHLAALGHEEVLYVAGPKASWANGMRWGAIKQFAPKLGMRYSAITPQAPTREAGSAVVAEVVSSGATAVIAYNDVLALGVMHALQLRGLRVPLDVSIIGFDNSSAAELVRPGLTTVAAPLQSLGETAVRNLLALTRGAVSSADSALVLPTKLIVRNSTGAPRRT is encoded by the coding sequence ATGGCAGTCAATGAGTCCGGCAGCGACAGGAAGATCACCATTTATGACGTGGCTGCGGCCGCGGGCGTATCTGGCTCGACCGTCTCACGTGCCTTTGCCCGGCCGGGCCGGGTGAGCTTTGCTACCGCGGAGAAAATCCGCAAAGTTGCAGAAGAGCTGGGCTATCAGTCAGTTGCGGTGCACCGCCCCATGGCTCAAGGTAATTCACGGCGTGGCATCATCGCCCTGGTAATTGCGGACATCGCAAATCCCGTGTACTTCGACATGATCGTCGGAGCCGAGAGTGAAGCGGCCAGGAACGGCTACACCTTGCTCCTTGCCCACAGCCAAGAATCTTCCAGCATTGAACGCGTTGCGCTCGAGCGGTCCATGGACATCATCGACGGCATCATCCTGTCGAGTTCACGCATGTCTGATTCTGCTATTCGCTCGATGGCTAAGCAGAAACCAACAATTGTGATGAACCGAGGGGTGAACGGTGTTTCAAGTATTACCACCGACAACACCCGCGGTGTCGAGCGTTCACTTGAGCATCTAGCTGCGCTGGGACACGAAGAAGTGTTGTACGTTGCCGGCCCAAAGGCATCTTGGGCGAACGGTATGCGCTGGGGTGCGATCAAGCAGTTTGCCCCCAAACTCGGCATGCGATATTCCGCCATCACCCCTCAAGCACCCACCCGTGAGGCCGGGTCGGCGGTTGTCGCTGAGGTGGTTTCGAGCGGAGCCACGGCGGTCATTGCCTACAACGACGTCCTGGCGTTAGGGGTCATGCACGCATTGCAGTTGCGAGGGCTGCGCGTTCCGCTGGATGTCTCAATCATTGGGTTTGATAACTCGTCCGCGGCAGAGTTAGTCCGCCCCGGCCTGACGACTGTTGCGGCTCCACTGCAGTCGCTTGGGGAAACTGCGGTGCGGAACCTTTTGGCCTTAACTCGAGGTGCGGTCTCATCCGCCGACTCGGCACTAGTGCTGCCCACCAAGCTAATCGTGCGTAATTCCACCGGGGCCCCACGGCGGACATAA
- the uxaC gene encoding glucuronate isomerase — MTSSLASNPDRLFPADAGVREIARRLYADVENLPIISPHGHVDPNMILEDSPFPDPTALLLSPDHYVTRLMHANGVSLDKLRVGGTEGASPREAWRTFSKHWNDFDGTASGYWLAQEFDHVFGLTDPISEATADATFDAISAKIAEPSFRPRALMDSFNIEVLATTDDPLDSLTAHAALAADDTFAPRVLPTFRPDAYIKFWVDGFATKVEALIQTAGDGLAGYAGYIRAMANRRQYFAQHGAVSSDHGSHTAAFLKLSPGEAAALFEKGMAGTATFTEALAFEAHMMYVQASMAVEDGLVMTMHPGVHRNTHAPSLNTFGPDTGHDIPFAVDYASGLLPMLEDFGTAPGFHFIPFTIDETVFSREIAPFAGFYPSIFIGAPWWFLDAPDAMLRFRSAVTETAGFTRSSGFIDDTRAFCSIPARHDTSRRIEASFLARLVAEHRISEQRAHEIIIDLVDGSPRRAFKL; from the coding sequence ATGACCTCTTCACTTGCTTCCAATCCGGATAGGTTATTTCCCGCGGACGCTGGCGTCCGGGAGATTGCCCGCCGGCTCTACGCTGACGTAGAGAATCTGCCTATTATTTCCCCTCACGGCCATGTTGACCCCAACATGATCCTTGAAGATTCCCCGTTTCCAGACCCTACTGCGCTGCTCCTGAGCCCCGACCACTACGTCACCCGGCTCATGCACGCCAACGGAGTCTCCCTCGATAAGTTGCGGGTGGGCGGCACCGAGGGCGCCTCCCCGCGTGAGGCTTGGCGTACATTCTCCAAGCACTGGAACGACTTTGATGGCACCGCCTCCGGCTACTGGCTGGCTCAGGAGTTTGACCACGTCTTTGGCCTAACGGACCCCATCAGTGAGGCCACTGCGGACGCTACCTTCGATGCCATCTCAGCCAAGATTGCCGAGCCCTCATTTAGGCCCCGCGCTCTCATGGACTCGTTTAACATCGAGGTCCTCGCAACGACGGATGATCCCCTTGATTCCTTGACCGCGCACGCCGCTTTGGCCGCGGATGACACCTTTGCGCCGCGCGTGCTGCCAACCTTCCGCCCCGATGCTTACATCAAGTTTTGGGTCGACGGCTTTGCTACCAAGGTTGAGGCGCTCATCCAGACAGCCGGCGATGGCCTGGCCGGATACGCCGGGTACATTCGTGCCATGGCAAACCGCCGGCAGTACTTTGCCCAGCACGGCGCGGTTTCTTCCGACCACGGCAGCCACACGGCAGCATTCCTCAAGCTCTCCCCCGGTGAGGCAGCCGCCCTGTTTGAAAAGGGCATGGCCGGCACCGCAACGTTCACCGAAGCCTTGGCCTTTGAGGCGCACATGATGTACGTTCAGGCATCCATGGCTGTCGAGGATGGTTTGGTCATGACCATGCACCCGGGCGTCCACCGCAACACGCATGCCCCGTCATTGAATACGTTTGGGCCGGATACCGGACACGATATCCCGTTTGCGGTCGACTACGCCTCAGGTCTGTTGCCGATGCTGGAAGACTTTGGCACGGCGCCGGGCTTCCACTTCATCCCGTTCACGATCGACGAGACCGTGTTCTCCCGGGAGATTGCCCCGTTTGCGGGCTTCTATCCATCAATTTTCATTGGCGCCCCGTGGTGGTTCCTCGACGCTCCCGACGCCATGCTCCGGTTCCGCTCTGCCGTAACCGAGACCGCAGGCTTCACCCGGTCCTCCGGGTTTATCGATGACACGCGCGCGTTTTGCTCGATCCCGGCTCGCCACGACACGTCCCGGCGCATCGAGGCATCGTTCCTTGCCCGCCTTGTGGCCGAGCACCGCATTTCCGAGCAGCGCGCCCACGAGATCATTATTGACCTCGTTGACGGCTCACCACGAAGGGCATTCAAGCTATGA
- a CDS encoding mannitol dehydrogenase family protein: MTTAVPIALTRAATGATNAAPVRIVHIGLGAFHRAHQAWYTAKADDAWGIAAFTGRSPQAALELEAQDGLFTLITRGAAGDSFEIIDSIVAAHDGVNIAALADYVARAEVGVITLTITEAGYKTAPGISPATLNLDDPAVQSDLAALRSAFVADGQGGTFDLASLSASPVSTTPARLVVALADRRAAGVGPIAIVSCDNLPANGLAARAGIVGLAQAVSPELAGWITESVSFVDSSIDRITPRTTDADRAAVAAATGFSDQSPVVTEPFTSWVLQGEFPAGRPAWEQGGAEFVTSLDPFERRKLWLLNGAHSLMAYAGQLRGHQTVAQALADPMMRSWVEEFWDAAAHHLTEKGLNVPAYRDQLIERFSNPNIAHFLSQIANDGSLKLGARAVPVYHAEKAAGRDGKAALRLLAAWCDQLVAQVAAGTAITDPSADALGAILAAPETAPSTVDQTRALVAVVDSQLALDSLVVAAIHSLRGHFTN, encoded by the coding sequence ATGACAACGGCAGTTCCTATCGCTCTCACCCGCGCAGCAACCGGCGCTACCAACGCCGCCCCCGTGCGTATTGTGCACATTGGTTTGGGCGCGTTTCACCGCGCGCATCAGGCCTGGTACACCGCCAAAGCTGACGATGCCTGGGGCATTGCCGCTTTTACCGGTCGTTCCCCTCAGGCGGCTCTCGAACTCGAGGCACAAGATGGGCTGTTCACGCTGATCACTCGTGGCGCTGCGGGCGACAGCTTTGAGATCATTGACTCGATCGTTGCGGCCCATGACGGCGTAAATATTGCCGCGCTGGCAGACTATGTTGCTCGGGCCGAGGTTGGGGTCATCACGCTAACCATTACCGAGGCCGGTTACAAGACCGCCCCGGGTATCAGCCCCGCAACGCTCAATCTTGACGATCCTGCAGTTCAAAGCGATCTCGCCGCGCTACGATCCGCCTTTGTTGCGGACGGACAAGGCGGAACATTTGACCTTGCTTCGCTCTCCGCATCCCCGGTCAGCACAACTCCGGCACGGCTTGTCGTTGCTTTGGCTGACCGTCGCGCTGCTGGTGTAGGTCCAATCGCAATCGTTTCTTGTGACAACCTGCCAGCCAACGGGCTCGCGGCGCGGGCCGGCATTGTTGGACTTGCCCAGGCGGTTAGTCCGGAACTGGCGGGGTGGATCACCGAGTCGGTTTCCTTTGTGGATAGTTCGATTGACCGTATTACGCCCCGGACCACAGACGCGGACCGGGCTGCGGTTGCCGCAGCTACAGGCTTTAGCGACCAAAGCCCCGTTGTGACCGAGCCCTTTACGTCTTGGGTTCTCCAAGGTGAATTCCCTGCGGGCCGCCCGGCTTGGGAACAGGGCGGGGCAGAGTTTGTGACCAGCTTGGACCCGTTTGAGCGCCGTAAGTTGTGGCTCCTCAATGGTGCCCACTCCCTTATGGCCTACGCGGGGCAGTTGCGCGGTCACCAGACGGTCGCTCAGGCCTTAGCAGATCCGATGATGCGCTCTTGGGTTGAGGAATTTTGGGACGCCGCTGCACACCACCTCACGGAGAAGGGACTCAATGTTCCTGCGTACCGGGACCAGCTTATTGAGCGGTTTTCCAACCCAAACATTGCCCACTTCCTGTCCCAGATTGCCAATGATGGCTCACTCAAACTTGGCGCCCGTGCGGTCCCCGTTTACCACGCGGAGAAGGCCGCTGGTCGCGATGGCAAGGCCGCGCTGCGTCTGCTTGCGGCGTGGTGTGATCAATTAGTTGCCCAGGTTGCAGCGGGTACGGCCATCACCGATCCAAGCGCAGACGCCTTGGGGGCAATCTTGGCCGCGCCAGAAACGGCACCGAGCACCGTCGATCAAACAAGGGCTCTCGTAGCCGTGGTCGATTCCCAGCTCGCACTTGATTCCCTAGTGGTCGCAGCCATCCATAGCCTGCGTGGACACTTCACAAACTAA